In one Cupriavidus taiwanensis genomic region, the following are encoded:
- a CDS encoding symmetrical bis(5'-nucleosyl)-tetraphosphatase, with amino-acid sequence MPEKNVTHTSLYAIGDLQGCAPSLDALLARLPAQPDVRLVGDLVNRGPGSLQTLRTIRAMGDRAETVLGNHDIHLLAVASGVRKKGRHDTLDDILAAPDREELLTWLRHRPVALLEDNFLLVHAGVLPQWTAAQVIDLAHEVEEQLQGPNWQGFLADIFGNNPDRWHDGLRGMERLRVVVNALTRLRYCTTDGVMDFKTKDSPGKAPEGFMPWFDVPGRRTGDVTVVCGHWSTLGLVMRPDLMALDTGCVWGGKLTAARLAQDPAERTVIQVDCPQYCDPLA; translated from the coding sequence ATGCCCGAAAAAAACGTTACCCATACATCACTTTATGCCATCGGTGACTTGCAAGGTTGCGCGCCTTCGCTTGACGCCTTGCTGGCTCGCCTGCCCGCACAGCCTGACGTGCGCCTCGTCGGCGACCTCGTCAACCGTGGTCCCGGCTCCCTGCAAACCCTACGCACGATACGCGCCATGGGCGACCGTGCCGAAACCGTCCTTGGCAACCACGACATCCACCTTCTGGCTGTCGCGTCCGGTGTCCGCAAGAAAGGCCGCCACGACACCCTGGACGACATCCTCGCCGCCCCCGACCGCGAGGAGCTCCTCACCTGGCTGCGCCACCGCCCCGTGGCCCTGCTGGAAGACAACTTCCTGCTGGTCCACGCCGGCGTCCTGCCCCAATGGACAGCAGCCCAGGTGATCGACCTTGCCCATGAAGTCGAAGAACAACTGCAGGGCCCTAACTGGCAAGGCTTCCTCGCCGACATCTTCGGCAACAATCCCGATCGCTGGCACGACGGCCTGCGCGGCATGGAGCGGCTCCGCGTGGTGGTGAATGCCCTCACCCGCCTGCGCTACTGCACCACCGACGGGGTGATGGACTTCAAGACCAAGGATAGTCCGGGCAAGGCGCCGGAGGGGTTCATGCCATGGTTCGACGTGCCGGGGCGGCGCACCGGGGACGTGACGGTGGTCTGCGGGCATTGGTCGACGCTGGGCCTGGTCATGCGGCCGGACCTGATGGCGCTGGATACGGGTTGCGTCTGGGGTGGCAAGCTGACGGCGGCGCGCCTGGCGCAGGATCCCGCCGAGCGGACCGTCATCCAGGTGGATTGCCCGCAATATTGCGATCCGCTGGCTTGA
- a CDS encoding lysophospholipid acyltransferase family protein, with the protein MIWLRKTALVLHLLRGLLTCALLFPWLGVRSRAWHIRRWSRRLLRICGVEVEVVDATGAAHTGAARQGAMVVSNHISWLDIYVIHSWQPVRFVAKSEIRSWPLIGWLCDKTGTIFIERARKRDAHRVLHDITDVMLQGDLVGVFPEGTTTDGTSVLPFHANLMQAPISGGLPVQPLGLNYLDAATGQPTLAAAYIGDTTLLQSLEAVLRAPRIKARLVIGPALVPASGDRRDLAASAREVVAHLSQGAAEHAATAAQRLNRPPEPGSAPQPAPAAIG; encoded by the coding sequence ATGATCTGGCTGCGCAAGACCGCACTGGTCCTGCACCTGCTGCGCGGGTTGCTGACGTGCGCCTTGCTGTTCCCATGGCTGGGCGTGCGCTCGCGCGCATGGCATATACGGCGCTGGTCGCGGCGCCTGCTGCGGATCTGCGGGGTGGAAGTGGAGGTGGTAGACGCCACTGGCGCCGCGCACACCGGCGCGGCGCGGCAGGGGGCGATGGTGGTGTCCAACCACATCTCGTGGCTGGACATCTACGTCATCCACAGCTGGCAGCCGGTGCGCTTCGTCGCCAAGTCCGAGATCCGCAGCTGGCCGCTGATCGGCTGGCTGTGCGACAAGACCGGCACCATCTTCATCGAACGGGCGCGCAAGCGGGATGCGCATCGCGTGCTGCATGACATTACCGATGTGATGCTGCAGGGCGATCTGGTCGGGGTGTTTCCGGAGGGGACGACGACGGATGGGACCAGCGTGCTGCCGTTCCATGCCAACCTGATGCAGGCGCCGATTTCGGGCGGGCTGCCGGTGCAGCCGCTGGGATTGAACTACCTCGATGCGGCCACCGGCCAGCCGACGCTGGCCGCCGCCTATATCGGCGACACCACGCTGCTGCAATCGCTGGAAGCGGTCCTGCGCGCGCCGCGGATCAAGGCGCGGCTGGTAATCGGGCCGGCGCTGGTGCCGGCTTCGGGCGACCGCCGCGATCTCGCGGCTTCCGCCAGGGAAGTCGTCGCCCATCTCAGCCAGGGCGCCGCGGAGCACGCCGCCACGGCAGCCCAACGCCTGAATCGACCGCCCGAACCCGGCAGCGCGCCCCAGCCCGCGCCCGCTGCCATTGGCTAG
- a CDS encoding dihydroorotase, with amino-acid sequence MKIHIQGGRLIDPASNTDAAQDLYIAAGKIVGVGSAPADFTANKIIDAKGLIVCPGLVDLSARLREPGYEYKATLESEVAAATAGGVTSLVCPPDTDPVLDEPGLVEMLKFRARTLNQTHVYPLGALTLGLKGETLTEMGQLTEAGCVGFSQAEAPVRNTQVLLRALQYAQTFGFTVWLRPEDPFLGGGVAASGAVASRLGLSGVSVIAETVRLHTIFELMRSTGARVHLCRLSSAAGLELVRQAKREGLKVTCDVNIHHVSLTDMDIGYFNSQMRFSPPLRSPRDRDAIVAALADGTIDALCSDHTPVDDDEKLLPFAEASPGATGLELLLPLTLRWASEHKVPLAQALARITAEPARVIGLKAGTLAVGRAADVCVFDPRQVWKVERRSLKSQGKNSPWLGYEMEGKVRMTLFGGQVVYGNHAQA; translated from the coding sequence ATGAAGATTCACATCCAGGGCGGCCGCCTGATCGATCCGGCCAGCAACACCGACGCCGCGCAGGACCTGTACATCGCCGCCGGCAAGATCGTCGGCGTCGGCAGCGCCCCGGCGGACTTCACCGCCAACAAGATCATCGATGCCAAAGGGCTGATCGTATGCCCCGGCCTGGTCGACCTCTCCGCGCGCCTGCGCGAGCCCGGCTACGAATACAAGGCCACGCTCGAGTCCGAGGTCGCGGCCGCCACCGCCGGCGGCGTCACCAGCCTGGTGTGCCCGCCCGACACCGACCCCGTGCTCGACGAACCCGGCCTGGTCGAGATGCTGAAGTTCCGCGCCCGCACCCTGAACCAGACCCATGTCTACCCGCTGGGCGCGCTGACGCTGGGCCTGAAGGGCGAGACCCTGACCGAGATGGGGCAGCTGACCGAGGCCGGCTGCGTCGGCTTCAGCCAGGCCGAGGCTCCGGTGCGCAACACCCAGGTGCTGCTGCGCGCGCTGCAATACGCGCAGACCTTCGGCTTCACCGTCTGGCTGCGCCCGGAAGACCCCTTCCTTGGCGGCGGCGTCGCCGCCAGCGGCGCGGTGGCCTCGCGCCTGGGCCTGTCGGGCGTGTCGGTGATTGCCGAGACCGTGCGGCTGCATACCATCTTCGAACTGATGCGCAGCACCGGCGCGCGCGTGCACCTGTGCCGCCTGTCGTCCGCCGCCGGGCTGGAACTGGTGCGCCAGGCCAAGCGCGAAGGCCTGAAAGTGACCTGCGACGTCAATATCCACCACGTCTCGCTGACCGACATGGATATCGGCTACTTCAACTCGCAGATGCGCTTCTCGCCGCCGCTGCGCAGCCCGCGCGACCGCGACGCCATCGTCGCCGCGCTGGCCGACGGCACCATCGATGCCCTGTGCTCCGACCACACGCCGGTCGATGACGACGAGAAACTGCTGCCCTTCGCCGAAGCCTCGCCCGGCGCAACCGGCCTGGAGCTGCTGCTGCCGCTGACCCTGCGCTGGGCCAGCGAGCACAAGGTCCCGCTGGCCCAGGCGCTGGCCCGCATCACCGCCGAGCCCGCGCGCGTGATCGGCCTCAAGGCCGGCACCCTCGCCGTCGGCCGCGCCGCCGACGTGTGCGTGTTCGATCCCAGGCAAGTGTGGAAGGTCGAGCGCCGCTCCCTCAAGAGCCAGGGCAAGAACTCGCCGTGGCTCGGCTACGAAATGGAAGGCAAGGTCCGCATGACCCTGTTCGGCGGGCAAGTCGTCTACGGCAACCACGCCCAGGCATGA
- a CDS encoding aspartate carbamoyltransferase catalytic subunit, which produces MTKTFRNPQLTKNGELKHLLSIEGLSRDMITHILDTASQFVSLSDSDRDVKKVPLLRGKSVFNLFFENSTRTRTTFEIAAKRLSADVLNLNINASSTSKGESLLDTINNLSAMSADMFVVRHASSGAPYLIAEHVAPHVHVINAGDGRHAHPTQGLLDMYTIRHFKQDFTNLTVAIVGDILHSRVARSDIHALTTLGVPEVRAIGPRTLLPSGLEQMGVRVFHSMEEGLKGVDVVIMLRLQNERMSGALLPSAQEYFKAYGLTPERLALARPDAIVMHPGPMNRGVEIDSAVADGPQSVILNQVTFGIAVRMAVMGIVAGNND; this is translated from the coding sequence ATGACCAAGACGTTCCGCAACCCGCAGCTCACCAAGAACGGCGAACTGAAGCACCTGCTGTCGATCGAGGGGTTGTCGCGTGACATGATCACGCACATCCTCGACACCGCCAGCCAGTTCGTCTCGCTGTCCGACTCCGACCGCGATGTCAAGAAGGTGCCGCTGCTGCGCGGCAAGAGCGTGTTCAACCTGTTCTTCGAGAACTCCACCCGCACCCGCACCACCTTCGAGATCGCCGCCAAGCGGCTGTCTGCGGATGTGCTGAACCTGAACATCAATGCCTCGTCGACCAGCAAGGGCGAGTCGCTGCTGGACACCATCAACAACCTGTCGGCAATGTCCGCCGACATGTTCGTGGTGCGCCATGCCAGCTCGGGCGCGCCCTACCTGATCGCCGAGCACGTCGCCCCGCACGTGCACGTGATCAACGCCGGCGACGGCCGCCATGCGCATCCGACCCAGGGCCTGCTGGACATGTACACCATCCGGCATTTCAAGCAGGACTTCACCAACCTGACGGTGGCCATCGTCGGCGACATCCTGCACTCGCGCGTGGCGCGCTCCGACATCCACGCGCTGACCACGCTGGGCGTGCCCGAAGTGCGCGCCATCGGCCCGCGCACGCTGCTGCCGTCCGGGCTGGAACAGATGGGCGTGCGCGTGTTCCACAGCATGGAAGAGGGCCTCAAGGGCGTCGACGTGGTCATCATGCTGCGGCTGCAGAACGAACGCATGAGCGGCGCGCTGCTGCCCTCCGCGCAGGAGTACTTCAAGGCCTACGGCCTCACGCCGGAGCGCCTGGCGCTGGCCCGGCCCGACGCCATCGTGATGCACCCGGGGCCCATGAACCGCGGCGTCGAGATCGACTCCGCCGTGGCCGACGGCCCGCAATCCGTGATCCTGAACCAGGTCACCTTCGGCATCGCCGTGCGCATGGCGGTGATGGGCATCGTCGCCGGGAACAACGACTAA
- the pyrR gene encoding bifunctional pyr operon transcriptional regulator/uracil phosphoribosyltransferase PyrR, whose amino-acid sequence MTQISVPDAESLYRKLLDQAQALIPEAERARWSVAGIHSGGAWIAARLAADLQLPDHGVINVAFHRDDYAKKGLHSQAQPTTLPFAVDDRNILLIDDVLATGRTIRAAVNELFDYGRPARVALGVLVDRGGRQLPIAADLCAAEMALPPGTTLVLSRQGEGAAAQFAFATEPTDSATG is encoded by the coding sequence ATGACGCAGATTTCCGTTCCCGACGCCGAGTCGCTGTACCGCAAGCTGCTGGACCAGGCGCAGGCGCTGATCCCCGAGGCCGAGCGCGCGCGCTGGTCGGTGGCCGGCATCCATTCCGGCGGCGCATGGATCGCCGCGCGGCTGGCCGCGGACCTGCAACTGCCCGACCACGGCGTGATCAACGTCGCCTTCCATCGCGACGACTATGCCAAGAAGGGCCTGCACAGCCAGGCCCAGCCGACCACGCTGCCGTTTGCCGTGGATGATCGCAACATCCTGCTGATCGACGACGTGCTGGCCACCGGCCGCACCATCCGCGCCGCCGTCAACGAGTTGTTCGACTACGGCCGCCCCGCGCGCGTGGCGCTGGGCGTGCTGGTCGACCGCGGCGGACGCCAGCTGCCGATCGCCGCCGACCTGTGCGCCGCCGAGATGGCGCTGCCGCCCGGCACGACCCTGGTGCTGTCGCGCCAGGGCGAGGGTGCGGCCGCGCAATTCGCCTTCGCCACCGAACCCACCGATTCCGCCACCGGCTGA
- the ruvX gene encoding Holliday junction resolvase RuvX, translated as MPDAVGRELPRDGTVLAFDYGEKKIGVALGNFITREARALTILPNITVEGRFEAVAALIQEWNPVQLIVGMPVNPEGGEQPSMKLARRFGNQLNGRFGLPVEWVDERYTSRAASMAGARRGQLDAEAARIILQQYFDQFPL; from the coding sequence ATGCCTGATGCCGTGGGGCGTGAACTGCCCCGCGACGGCACGGTCCTGGCATTCGACTACGGCGAAAAAAAGATCGGCGTCGCGCTGGGCAACTTCATCACGCGCGAGGCGCGTGCCCTGACCATCCTTCCCAATATCACCGTCGAAGGCCGCTTCGAGGCCGTGGCGGCGCTGATCCAGGAGTGGAATCCGGTGCAGCTGATCGTCGGCATGCCGGTCAACCCCGAAGGCGGGGAGCAACCGTCGATGAAGCTGGCGCGGCGCTTCGGCAACCAGCTCAACGGCCGCTTCGGCCTGCCGGTGGAGTGGGTCGATGAGCGCTATACCTCGCGCGCCGCGTCGATGGCCGGCGCGCGCCGCGGCCAACTCGATGCCGAGGCCGCGCGCATCATCCTGCAACAGTACTTCGACCAATTCCCGCTATGA
- a CDS encoding YqgE/AlgH family protein, whose amino-acid sequence MAKPEAPINLTNQFLIAMPGMADPTFSGSVVYICEHNERGALGLVINRPIDIDMATLFDKIDLKLEIQPVAHQPVYFGGPVQTERGFVLHDPVGVYVSSLAVPGGLEMTTSKDVLEAVANGSGPHRFLLTLGYSGWGAGQLEEELSRNGWLTVQADPEIIFSVPPDERFAAAIRLLGIDFTMLSGEAGHA is encoded by the coding sequence ATGGCGAAGCCCGAAGCACCCATCAATCTAACCAATCAGTTCCTGATTGCCATGCCCGGCATGGCCGATCCGACCTTTTCGGGTTCCGTCGTCTACATCTGCGAACACAATGAGCGTGGCGCGCTCGGGCTGGTGATCAACCGGCCCATCGACATCGACATGGCCACGCTGTTCGACAAGATCGACCTCAAGCTCGAGATCCAGCCCGTGGCGCACCAGCCGGTCTATTTCGGCGGCCCGGTGCAGACCGAGCGCGGTTTCGTGCTGCACGACCCGGTCGGGGTCTATGTCTCGTCGCTGGCCGTTCCCGGCGGGCTGGAGATGACCACCTCCAAGGATGTGCTCGAGGCCGTGGCCAACGGCAGCGGCCCGCACCGCTTCCTGCTGACGCTGGGATATTCCGGCTGGGGCGCCGGCCAGCTCGAGGAAGAGCTTAGCCGCAACGGCTGGCTCACGGTCCAGGCCGATCCCGAGATCATCTTCAGCGTGCCGCCCGACGAGCGCTTTGCCGCCGCCATCCGGCTGCTCGGCATCGACTTCACCATGCTGTCCGGCGAGGCCGGGCATGCCTGA
- a CDS encoding pseudouridine synthase, producing the protein MTLDRILQSQGFGTRRYCGDLIAAGLVEVNGELCEDPRAQFEVDGLRLTIDGEQWLACTKAYLMLNKPAGYECSQRPRHHPSVYNLLPVPLRQREVQAVGRLDHDTTGLLLLTDDGQFIHAQTSPKRKVPKIYDVTTAEPVAPEQAEALRSGVQLLDEPAPIAAEACEITGERSLRLTLVQGKYHQVKRMVAAAGNHVDALHRSAIGSLQLDPALAEGQWRWLTADELAALTRKA; encoded by the coding sequence ATGACTCTCGACCGCATCCTTCAATCCCAGGGCTTTGGCACGCGCCGCTACTGCGGCGACCTGATCGCCGCCGGTCTGGTCGAGGTCAACGGCGAGCTGTGCGAAGACCCGCGCGCGCAGTTCGAGGTGGATGGCCTGCGCCTGACCATCGACGGCGAGCAATGGCTGGCCTGCACCAAGGCCTACCTGATGCTGAACAAGCCCGCCGGCTATGAATGCTCGCAACGCCCGCGCCACCATCCCAGCGTCTACAACCTGCTGCCGGTGCCGCTGCGCCAGCGCGAGGTGCAGGCGGTGGGCCGGCTGGACCATGACACCACCGGCCTGCTGCTGCTGACCGACGATGGCCAGTTCATCCACGCCCAGACCTCGCCCAAGCGCAAGGTGCCCAAGATCTATGATGTGACCACCGCCGAGCCGGTCGCGCCGGAGCAGGCCGAGGCGCTGCGCAGCGGCGTGCAGCTGCTGGACGAACCGGCACCGATCGCGGCGGAAGCCTGCGAGATCACCGGCGAACGCAGCCTGCGGCTGACCCTGGTGCAAGGCAAGTACCATCAGGTCAAGCGCATGGTCGCGGCCGCGGGCAATCACGTCGACGCGCTGCATCGCAGCGCGATCGGCAGCCTGCAGCTCGATCCGGCCCTGGCAGAGGGCCAATGGCGCTGGCTGACGGCGGACGAACTGGCTGCGCTGACGCGCAAGGCCTGA
- a CDS encoding cryptochrome/photolyase family protein: MQAAAHPATSRQPYRIGKTFARGLVWFRRDLRATDHAALHYALRHCAQVWCVFAFDRDILDPLLARGPRADRRVEFIRQSLVELAETLAAAGGGLIVLHDRAQGAIPALARALEAEAVFANHDYEPAANARDEAVRQALSAHACALLTFKDQAIFERNEILNGQGKPFSVFTPYKNAWLRTVEPFDLRPYPVDPYLPALAPVPAAYRQTVPTLAQLGFGASNLAEIAMPTGASGAQALFEEFTGRIGNYGRRRDYPALRGPSYLSVHLRFGTISIRTLARAAHAAMLRGGADSAGAAVWLSELIWRDFYFMILHHHPRVAAGAAFHPAYDAIRWQDGDTGERYFRAWCDAATGYPLIDAAMLQIRQSGYMHNRLRMVTASFLVKDLGVDWRRGEQYFADQLNDFDLAANNGGWQWAASTGCDAQPWFRIFNPVTQSQKFDPQGRFIRKYLPQLAALPDKYLHAPWTAPEAVLADAGVRLGDNYPRPLVQHDVARRQTLRRYEAVKQVAKQEVKDAGAED; the protein is encoded by the coding sequence ATGCAGGCAGCAGCCCACCCGGCTACGTCCCGGCAACCGTACCGGATCGGCAAGACCTTTGCGCGCGGACTGGTCTGGTTCCGGCGCGACCTGCGCGCCACCGACCACGCGGCGCTGCATTATGCCCTGCGGCACTGCGCGCAGGTGTGGTGCGTGTTCGCGTTCGACCGCGACATCCTCGACCCGCTGCTGGCGCGCGGGCCGCGGGCCGACCGGCGGGTCGAGTTCATCCGGCAATCGCTGGTGGAACTCGCCGAGACACTGGCCGCCGCCGGCGGCGGCCTGATCGTGCTGCACGACCGCGCGCAGGGCGCCATTCCGGCACTGGCGCGCGCACTGGAAGCCGAGGCGGTCTTTGCCAACCACGATTACGAGCCCGCCGCCAACGCGCGCGACGAAGCGGTGCGCCAGGCGCTGTCGGCACACGCCTGCGCGCTGCTCACCTTCAAGGACCAGGCGATCTTCGAGCGCAACGAGATCCTCAACGGCCAGGGCAAGCCGTTCTCGGTGTTCACCCCGTACAAGAACGCCTGGCTCAGGACCGTGGAGCCGTTCGACCTGCGCCCTTATCCGGTCGACCCGTACCTGCCGGCGCTGGCCCCGGTGCCCGCCGCGTACCGCCAGACGGTGCCGACGCTCGCGCAACTCGGCTTTGGCGCCAGCAATCTCGCCGAGATCGCGATGCCCACCGGTGCCTCTGGTGCACAGGCCCTGTTCGAGGAATTCACCGGGCGCATCGGCAACTACGGCCGCCGGCGCGACTACCCTGCCCTGCGCGGCCCCAGCTACCTGTCGGTGCACCTGCGCTTCGGCACCATCTCGATCCGCACGCTGGCGCGCGCCGCGCACGCAGCCATGCTGCGCGGCGGCGCCGACAGCGCGGGCGCCGCGGTGTGGCTGTCGGAGCTGATCTGGCGCGACTTCTATTTCATGATCCTGCACCACCATCCGCGCGTGGCCGCCGGCGCCGCGTTCCACCCGGCCTATGACGCGATCCGCTGGCAGGACGGCGACACCGGCGAGCGCTATTTCCGCGCCTGGTGCGACGCCGCCACCGGCTATCCGCTGATCGACGCGGCGATGCTGCAGATCCGGCAAAGCGGCTACATGCACAACCGCCTGCGGATGGTCACGGCCAGCTTCCTGGTGAAGGACCTCGGCGTCGACTGGCGCCGCGGCGAACAGTACTTTGCCGACCAGCTCAATGACTTCGACCTCGCCGCCAACAACGGCGGCTGGCAATGGGCGGCATCCACCGGCTGCGACGCGCAGCCGTGGTTCCGCATCTTCAACCCGGTGACGCAATCGCAGAAGTTCGACCCGCAGGGGCGCTTTATCCGCAAATACCTGCCGCAGCTGGCGGCCTTGCCGGACAAGTACCTGCATGCGCCATGGACCGCGCCGGAAGCCGTGCTGGCGGATGCGGGCGTGCGCCTGGGCGACAACTACCCGCGTCCGCTGGTGCAGCATGACGTGGCGCGCCGGCAAACGCTGCGGCGCTATGAAGCGGTGAAGCAGGTGGCGAAGCAGGAGGTGAAGGACGCCGGCGCGGAGGACTGA
- a CDS encoding heme biosynthesis protein HemY, with product MRLLFWVAVLFGGAVGLALFTQFNHSNVVLFYPPYRVELSLNLALALLLLIFFVVWTVMTTIRHLAEMPRRAAAYRERSRMSKAQAALRESIENLFAGRFARAERAAREAQSWDDQAQTAALIGARAAHRMQETERRDAWMAQVTDPEREQARLVSMAELLVDARDADGALETIAQLQSQGARQIHVQRIALRAHQHLKNWSEVLRLARSLEKRNALHPVLALRLKQMAVEAMLDERRHDAEALSEFWRSLSADERRATRIAEPAARYFAALGRQNEARRIIEDALKVNWDSRLVLRYADCAVPGHALPQIQQAEKWLAAHPADADLYYALGVLCLGEKLWGKAQSSFERALKYADPDQQRRLRVRTHLALARLFEETERFEDAQRHYRESAMLAA from the coding sequence ATGCGCCTTCTGTTCTGGGTTGCGGTCCTGTTTGGCGGCGCCGTCGGGCTGGCCCTGTTCACGCAGTTCAACCACAGCAATGTGGTGCTGTTCTATCCGCCGTACCGCGTCGAGCTGTCGCTGAACCTGGCGCTGGCGTTGCTGCTGCTGATCTTCTTCGTGGTGTGGACGGTGATGACCACCATCCGCCATCTGGCCGAGATGCCGCGCCGCGCCGCCGCCTACCGCGAGCGCAGCCGCATGAGCAAGGCCCAGGCGGCACTGAGGGAGTCGATCGAGAACCTGTTCGCCGGGCGTTTTGCCCGCGCCGAGCGCGCCGCGCGCGAGGCCCAGTCGTGGGACGACCAGGCCCAGACCGCCGCGCTGATCGGCGCGCGCGCCGCCCACCGCATGCAGGAAACCGAGCGCCGCGACGCCTGGATGGCGCAGGTGACCGACCCCGAGCGCGAGCAGGCGCGGCTGGTGTCGATGGCCGAGCTGCTGGTCGATGCCCGCGACGCCGACGGCGCGCTCGAAACCATCGCCCAGCTGCAGTCGCAGGGCGCGCGCCAGATCCACGTGCAGCGCATCGCGCTGCGCGCGCACCAGCACCTGAAGAACTGGTCGGAGGTGCTGCGCCTGGCGCGCTCGCTGGAGAAGCGCAACGCGCTGCATCCGGTGCTGGCGCTGCGGCTCAAGCAGATGGCGGTCGAAGCCATGCTGGACGAGCGCCGCCACGATGCCGAGGCGCTGTCCGAGTTCTGGCGCTCTTTGTCCGCCGACGAGCGCCGCGCCACCCGCATCGCCGAACCGGCGGCGCGCTACTTCGCCGCACTTGGCCGGCAGAACGAGGCACGCCGCATCATCGAAGACGCGCTCAAGGTCAACTGGGACAGCCGCCTGGTGCTGCGCTATGCCGATTGCGCCGTGCCCGGCCATGCGCTGCCGCAGATCCAGCAGGCCGAGAAATGGCTGGCCGCGCATCCCGCCGACGCCGACCTCTACTACGCGCTGGGGGTGCTGTGCCTGGGCGAGAAGCTGTGGGGCAAGGCCCAGTCCAGCTTCGAGCGCGCGCTCAAGTATGCCGATCCGGACCAGCAGCGCCGCCTGCGCGTGCGCACGCACCTGGCGCTGGCGCGGCTGTTCGAGGAAACCGAGCGCTTCGAGGACGCGCAGCGCCACTATCGCGAAAGCGCGATGCTGGCCGCCTGA